CCCACGGTGGGCATCAGCTGGCGAAAGTGGCAGGCGGTCCAACGCAGCTTGGGGAACGCGAAATAGTCGCTGTCGGTGTAGCGGATGCGCTTGGCCTCCGGCGGCGGGAAGCCCTGCATCCAGCCCAACGCGCCCGGGTCGGATGCCGCGGCGTCCAGCGGTGGTGCGCCGGCGGTGGCGCCGTGGGCGGCAGGCAGCAAGGCCAGGGCACCCACCAGCGTGCATGCGGCGGCCAGCCGCCGCGGCGCGCGCGGGAAGTGCAACCGGGTGGGGATCGCCATGGCCGTGTCCTTGTGCGCTACGTCGTTCGTAGAGGCACAGGGTACTGCACCGCGCTCAGGCGCAGGCCAGGGCGCAACGGCAGCAGCAACAGCATGGGGTGTGGTGGAAAGACGCGGTGATGCCGCGCGTAGCGGCGGCAGGCTCCCTGCGGGGCAGGGAGCCGCATGGCGTTACGGGTTGCTGGATTCGCCCGTGGGCGCCGGTGCGATGGCCGGTGCGCTGCTTTCCGGCGTGGGCAACGACAACGCCGGATTGCCCTGCTGGGCCTGCAGCGCCTGGATGCGCTGGTTCAGCGCGTCGAGCTGGCTGTGCGTGCTGCGCAGGTCGGTGCTCAGCGTTACCGCCTGCTGCTTGGCCTGCTGGATCGAACTGCTGACCTGCAGCGACTGCTGCCGCTGCAGCTCGGCTTCCTGCTGCAGGCTGCGCAGGCGCTGTTCGTTGAAGGCCACGAGGTTTTCGGTGTAGCGCTTGCCGGCTTCCAGGCGCGTGGTGTCGATGTACACCTGGGCCAGTTCTTCGGTCTGCTGCACGAAGGTGCGGTACACCTTTTCGGCGTTGTCGACCGAATCGGTCTTGATCACGCGCCAGAAATCCTTGTCGTGGAACAAGGCGGCGTAATACTGCAGCGTGCTGGTGTTGAACAGCAGGCTGGCGCCGTAGCTGCCGTTGTAGGTGGTGCGCAGTTCGGTCAACTGCTTGGAATCGACCAACTGGCGCAGCTCATCCACGGTGTTGCGGACCACCGGGGCGCTGCGCGCCGGCTCGGTGGCCTCGCCCTTGGGCGCGCGCGCGGCCAGTGCCTGCGGAACCAGGCCCAGCGACAGCAGCACCAGGCTGCCCACGAGCAGGCGCTGGCGGGTGGAACCCAGGGTTTTTCTCTCTTGCATCATCAGGCCGTCCACGAGTGGCGCATCGGTGAAATTTCGTCTGTGAAAATCCAGTCCCCGCCGCAGTCTAGC
This is a stretch of genomic DNA from Stenotrophomonas rhizophila. It encodes these proteins:
- a CDS encoding DUF2968 domain-containing protein encodes the protein MQERKTLGSTRQRLLVGSLVLLSLGLVPQALAARAPKGEATEPARSAPVVRNTVDELRQLVDSKQLTELRTTYNGSYGASLLFNTSTLQYYAALFHDKDFWRVIKTDSVDNAEKVYRTFVQQTEELAQVYIDTTRLEAGKRYTENLVAFNEQRLRSLQQEAELQRQQSLQVSSSIQQAKQQAVTLSTDLRSTHSQLDALNQRIQALQAQQGNPALSLPTPESSAPAIAPAPTGESSNP